From Arachis stenosperma cultivar V10309 chromosome 2, arast.V10309.gnm1.PFL2, whole genome shotgun sequence, one genomic window encodes:
- the LOC130962992 gene encoding uncharacterized protein LOC130962992, whose translation MELMQLKQGSMSVAEYTNKFEELCRFSQVCQGYPETFESWRCIKYQRSLKDNIMTTVAPMKIRVFSDLVNKARVVEEYAKTVAASKDTRGGSSGRGRGKYFHPRGQSFKRGGYAPQGQGGFRKTNQNQFQYTKGRGNQSGCFHCGLPGHITKYCTRGRNQNAGQSQHQGRVFTVNAKDASKADLLMRVICLIGDKSLVALYDTGASHSFISFAKVKELSLKMSELPFDLHVHTPHQTVMTRSGCRQVGFKLEGRDFVHDLISLPMVGLEMILGFDWLSKNRVLLDCFKWTIRFMPEGENGAVVATRYYLNSVMVHCNGEECQGYILLAANALGDAQNLDQIPVVRDFPEVFPEDIPEFPLQREIEFPIELVSGARSVSIAPYRMASIELTELKTHLEELLNNRFIRSSVSPWGAPVFLVKKKDGGMCLCVDYR comes from the coding sequence ATGGAGCTAatgcagctgaagcaaggttCCATGTCTGTGGCTGAGTATACCAACAAGTTTGAAGAGCTTTGTAGGTTTTCTCAGGTGTGTCAGGGTTACCCAGAGACTTTCGAGAGCTGGAGGTGCATTAAGTACCAAAGGAGTTTGAAGGACAACATTATGACTACTGTGGCTCCTATGAAGATCCGTGTTTTCTCTGACTTAGTGAACAAGGCTAGAGTAGTGGAAGAATATGCCAAGACCGTGGCGGCATCCAAGGACACTCGTGGAGGGAGCTCTGGTCGGGGGCGTGGCAAGTATTTTCATCCAAGAGGACAAAGCTTCAAAAGAGGAGGATATGCACCTCAAGGCCAAGGGGGCTTCAGAAAGACTAATCAGAATCAGTTCCAGTACACTAAAGGAAGAGGAAATCAGAGTGGTTGCTTCCATTGTGGGTTACCTGGCCATATTACGAAGTATTGCACTCGTGGGAGGAATCAGAATGCGGGCCAGAGTCAGCATCAAGGTCGAGTCTTTACTGTGAATGCCAAGGATGCTTCCAAGGCAGATCTGTTGATGAGAGTTATATGTCTAATTGGTGATAAATCTTTAGTTGCATTATATGATACTGGAGCTTCACATTCGTTTATTTCGTTTGCTAAGGTTAAGGAATTAAGCTTGAAAATGTCAGAGTTACCTTTTGATCTGCATGTACATACTCCGCATCAAACAGTTATGACTAGGTCAGGTTGTAGACAAGTAGGTTTCAAGCTTGAGGGTAGAGACTTTGTGCACGATTTGATCAGTTTACCAATGGTGGGGCTAGAAATGATTTTGGGGTTTGATTGGTTGTCAAAGAATCGGGTTTTGTTGGATTGCTTTAAATGGACTATTCGGTTTATGCCGGAAGGAGAGAATGGAGCAGTGGTAGCTACGAGGTATTACTTGAACTCTGTAATGGTGCATTGTAATGGGGAGGAGTGTCAAGGTTATATTCTCTTGGCTGCTAATGCGTTGGGCGATGCCCAGAACTTAGATCAAATTCCAGTGGTTAGAGATTTTCCAGAAGTGTTCCCGGAAGATATCCCTGAGTTCCCACTGCAAAGGGAAATTGAGTTTCCGATTGAATTAGTGTCAGGAGCCAGATCAGTATCGATTGCGCCGTATAGAATGGCTTCGATAGAGCTGACAGAGCTAAAGACTCACTTGGAAGAGCTTCTGAATAACAGGTTCATTCGATCGAGTGTATCACCGTGGGGAGCGCCAGTTTttttggtgaagaagaaagatggaggAATGTGTTTGTGCGTGGATTACCGATAG